Proteins found in one Aerosakkonema funiforme FACHB-1375 genomic segment:
- a CDS encoding response regulator: protein MADDDENACYLMSEALAEVPLAINLYVLQDGSELLDYLYRRGQYSDPTSSPRPNLILLDLNMPCLNGKEALAQIKSNSNLKHIPIVVITTSKREEDILDCYKLGANSFIVKPLTFKELVNVMKALCHYWFEIVTPPPHTDLSSV, encoded by the coding sequence ATAGCTGACGATGATGAAAACGCTTGTTACCTAATGTCAGAGGCGCTAGCAGAAGTTCCCTTAGCTATCAATCTTTACGTATTACAAGATGGTTCGGAACTGCTGGATTATTTGTACCGTCGCGGGCAATACAGCGACCCTACCAGTTCGCCGCGCCCAAACCTGATTTTACTCGATTTGAATATGCCGTGTTTAAATGGAAAAGAAGCGCTGGCACAAATTAAGTCTAACTCTAATTTGAAGCACATTCCTATTGTGGTTATCACTACTTCAAAACGGGAGGAAGATATCTTAGATTGCTATAAGTTGGGCGCGAACTCTTTTATTGTCAAACCACTGACTTTTAAAGAATTGGTGAACGTTATGAAGGCTTTATGTCATTATTGGTTTGAAATTGTCACGCCTCCACCACATACCGATCTCAGTTCTGTTTAA